The Ranitomeya imitator isolate aRanImi1 chromosome 6, aRanImi1.pri, whole genome shotgun sequence genome window below encodes:
- the TRA2A gene encoding transformer-2 protein homolog alpha isoform X1 — protein MSAVQGTNFKRESRSRSKSAAESAPRAKSGSRSVSRSGSRASKHSESRSPSRSKSRSRVRRRSRRRYSRSRSRSHSHKKRSKSRSYTPEYRRSRSHSPMSNRRRHNGSRANPGPNTCVGVFGLSLYTTERDIRDVFSRYGPLSGVNVVYDQRTGRSRGFAFVYFERIEDSREAMEHANGMELDGRRLRVDYSITKRAHTPTPGIYMGRPTHGGGSGGSSSSSRRRDYNDRGNDRGNDRGYDRGNDRGYDRGNDRGNDRGNDRGYDRYEDYEYKYRRRSPSPYYNRYRSRSRSRSYSPRRY, from the exons GAGTCACGCTCTCGTTCCAAGTCTGCTGCAGAAAGTGCTCCACGTGCAAAATCTGGAAGTCGATCTGTCTCGCGTAGTGGGTCAAGAGCGTCCAAGCACTCAGAATCCCGTTCTCCGTCTAGGTCAAAATCTCG TTCAAGGGTTCGCCGACGCTCCCGTAGACGATATTCTCGCTCTAGGTCTCGATCACATTCacacaaaaagcgatcaaaaagtagaTCGTACACCCCAGAATACAGACGAAGCCGAAGTCACTCTCCAATGTCAAACAGAAGGAGGCATAATGGTAGCAGG GCAAATCCGGGTCCGAACACTTGTGTCGGGGTCTTTGGTTTGAGCTTGTACACAACTGAACGAGATATAAGAGATGTGTTCTCTCGCTATGGTCCCCTCAGTGGTGTCAATGTGGTGTATGATCAGCGAACTGGGCGCTCAAGGGGATTCGCATTCGTCTATTTTGAACGCATAGAAGATTCCAGAGAG GCTATGGAGCACGCTAATGGGATGGAGCTGGACGGGAGAAGGCTTCGTGTGGACTACTCCATCACTAAGAGGGCACACACTCCGACTCCAGGCATCTACATGGGCAGACCCACCCA TGGCGGAGGCAGTGGTGGTAGCAGTAGCAGCAGCAGACGCCGAGATTACAATGATCGTGGAAATGACAGAGGGAATGATCGTGGATATGACAGAGGGAATGATCGTGGATATGACAGAGGCAATGATCGAGGAAATGACAGAGGGAATGATCGAGGATACGATAGATATGAAGACTACGAGTACAAATATAG GCGACGATCACCTTCACCGTACTACAACCGCTACAGATCCAGGTCAAGATCCCGTTCATACAGCCCAA GGcgttactga
- the TRA2A gene encoding transformer-2 protein homolog alpha isoform X2: protein MSNRRRHNGSRANPGPNTCVGVFGLSLYTTERDIRDVFSRYGPLSGVNVVYDQRTGRSRGFAFVYFERIEDSREAMEHANGMELDGRRLRVDYSITKRAHTPTPGIYMGRPTHGGGSGGSSSSSRRRDYNDRGNDRGNDRGYDRGNDRGYDRGNDRGNDRGNDRGYDRYEDYEYKYRRRSPSPYYNRYRSRSRSRSYSPRRY, encoded by the exons ATGTCAAACAGAAGGAGGCATAATGGTAGCAGG GCAAATCCGGGTCCGAACACTTGTGTCGGGGTCTTTGGTTTGAGCTTGTACACAACTGAACGAGATATAAGAGATGTGTTCTCTCGCTATGGTCCCCTCAGTGGTGTCAATGTGGTGTATGATCAGCGAACTGGGCGCTCAAGGGGATTCGCATTCGTCTATTTTGAACGCATAGAAGATTCCAGAGAG GCTATGGAGCACGCTAATGGGATGGAGCTGGACGGGAGAAGGCTTCGTGTGGACTACTCCATCACTAAGAGGGCACACACTCCGACTCCAGGCATCTACATGGGCAGACCCACCCA TGGCGGAGGCAGTGGTGGTAGCAGTAGCAGCAGCAGACGCCGAGATTACAATGATCGTGGAAATGACAGAGGGAATGATCGTGGATATGACAGAGGGAATGATCGTGGATATGACAGAGGCAATGATCGAGGAAATGACAGAGGGAATGATCGAGGATACGATAGATATGAAGACTACGAGTACAAATATAG GCGACGATCACCTTCACCGTACTACAACCGCTACAGATCCAGGTCAAGATCCCGTTCATACAGCCCAA GGcgttactga